In Elaeis guineensis isolate ETL-2024a chromosome 1, EG11, whole genome shotgun sequence, a genomic segment contains:
- the LOC105039431 gene encoding pyrophosphate--fructose 6-phosphate 1-phosphotransferase subunit alpha isoform X2 — translation MNSDFGVPRELSELQQKRAEYHPELPPCLQGTTVRVEFGDSTTTADPSSAHVISRAFPHTFEQPLAHFLRATAKVPDAQIITEHPPMRVGVVFCGRQSPGGHNVVWGLYNAIKIHNPDSVLLGFVGGTEGFFAQKTLEITDDVLSTYKNQGGYDLLGRTKDQIRTTEQVNAAMTTCHALKLDGLVIIGGVTSNSDAAQLAETFAESKCPTKVVGVPVTLNGDLKNQFVETNVGFDTVCRVNSQLISNVCTDALSAEKYYYFIRLMGRKASHVALECALQSHPNMVILGEEVALSKLTIFDITKQICDAVQARAEKAKYHGVILIPEGLVESIPELYALLQEIHSLHNQGVSTENISSHLSPWASALFEFLPPFIRKQLLLLPESDDSAQLSQIETEKLLAQLVETEMNKRTKEGTYKGKKFNAVCHFFGYQARGSLPSKFDCDYSYVLGHICYHILAADLNGYMATVTNLKHPVNKWRCGAAPLTAMMTVKRYSRGPGSIPIGKPAIHPASVDLKGKVYELLRQKAPSFLMDDLYRNPGPLQFDGSGADAKTYTLSVEDQDYMGRIKKLQEYLDKVRSIVKPGCSQDVLKAALSSMASVTDVLSVMTTPSFHSQPPL, via the exons ATGAATTCGGATTTTGGCGTTCCCCGGGAGCTCTCTGAGCTCCAGCAGAAGAGAGCTGAGTACCATCCCGAGCTCCCTCCTTGCCTTCAG GGGACAACGGTAAGGGTGGAGTTTGGCGATTCAACTACCACTGCGGATCCATCTAGTGCGCATGTCATCAGTCGGGCCTTTCCACACACATTTGAGCAGCCGTTGGCTCATTTCTTGAGGGCAACAGCAAAGGTCCCTGATGCTCAGATAATAACAGAGCATCCACCTATGAG GGTTGGCGTGGTTTTTTGTGGGAGACAATCACCAGGGGGACATAATGTTGTCTGGGGCCTTTACAATGCTATCAAAATTCACAACCCTGACAGTGTTTTGCTTGGGTTTGTTG GTGGCACTGAAGGTTTTTTTGCCCAGAAAACTCTAGAAATCACTGATGATGTTCTTTCTACATATAAAAACCAAG GTGGTTATGATCTGCTCGGACGAACCAAAGATCAAATAAGAACAACTGAGCAAGTTAATGCTGCAATGACTACATGCCATGCTTTGAAGTTGGATGGTCTTGTCATTATTGGAG GAGTCACATCCAACTCTGATGCTGCTCAGCTTGCAGAGACCTTTGCTGAGTCAAAATGTCCAACCAAG GTGGTTGGTGTTCCTGTTACATTAAATGGGGATCTGAAGAATCAGTTTGTTGAAACAAATGTTGGATTTGATACAGTATGCAGG GTTAATTCACAACTCATAAGCAATGTTTGCACAGATGCTCTCTCTGCAGAGAAG TATTATTATTTCATTCGCTTGATGGGTCGTAAGGCATCTCATGTGGCTTTGGAATGTGCTCTCCAGTCACATCCAAATATG GTCATCTTAGGTGAGGAGGTGGCTCTGTCAAAACTTACTATATTTGACATAACAAAGCAGATTTGTGATGCAGTCCAAGCCAGAGCAGAAAAAG CAAAATATCATGGTGTTATTCTTATTCCTGAGGGTCTTGTAGAAAGTATTCCGGAATTGTATGCACTCCTCCAG GAAATTCATAGTCTCCACAACCAAGGTGTTTCTACAGAGAATATTTCCTCACATCTTTCACCTTGGGCATCTGCCTTGTTCGAATTTTTGCCTCCTTTCATCAGGAAACAG CTGCTGCTTCTTCCAGAATCTGATGATTCTGCACAGCTGTCCCAG ATTGAAACAGAGAAACTTCTTGCCCAGTTGGTAGAAACAGAAATGAACAAGCGTACG AAAGAAGGCACATATAAAGGAAAGAAATTCAATGCTGTCTGTCACTTCTTTGGTTATCAAGCTCGGGGATCTTtaccatccaaatttgattgtgactattcatat GTTCTTGGACACATCTGCTATCATATTCTAGCAGCTGATTTGAATGGATATATGGCTACTGTAACAAACTTGAAACATCCTGTGAACAAGTGGCGATGTGGTGCTGCTCCACTGACG GCGATGATGACTGTGAAGCGGTACTCACGTGGTCCTGGatctatacctattggaaaacCTGCCATCCATCCTGCTTCAGTTGACTTGAAAGGAAAAGTATATGA GTTATTGAGACAAAAAGCACCAAGTTTTCTGATGGATGATTTGTATAGAAACCCAGGACCACTTCAATTTGATGGGTCAGGTGCTGATGCCAAGACTTACACATTATCTGTTGAAGATCAAGATTACATGGGCCGAATCAAAAAGCTCCAGGAATATCTTGATAAG GTGAGAAGCATTGTGAAGCCTGGGTGTTCACAGGATGTGCTGAAAGCTGCTCTAAGTTCCATGGCCTCTGTGACAGATGTGCTATCGGTGATGACTACTCCATCATTCCATAGCCAGCCACCTCTTTGA
- the LOC105039431 gene encoding pyrophosphate--fructose 6-phosphate 1-phosphotransferase subunit alpha isoform X1 translates to MNSDFGVPRELSELQQKRAEYHPELPPCLQGTTVRVEFGDSTTTADPSSAHVISRAFPHTFEQPLAHFLRATAKVPDAQIITEHPPMRVGVVFCGRQSPGGHNVVWGLYNAIKIHNPDSVLLGFVGGTEGFFAQKTLEITDDVLSTYKNQGLQNLAPLFCLRNVGNSSNLCKFSCSEGGYDLLGRTKDQIRTTEQVNAAMTTCHALKLDGLVIIGGVTSNSDAAQLAETFAESKCPTKVVGVPVTLNGDLKNQFVETNVGFDTVCRVNSQLISNVCTDALSAEKYYYFIRLMGRKASHVALECALQSHPNMVILGEEVALSKLTIFDITKQICDAVQARAEKAKYHGVILIPEGLVESIPELYALLQEIHSLHNQGVSTENISSHLSPWASALFEFLPPFIRKQLLLLPESDDSAQLSQIETEKLLAQLVETEMNKRTKEGTYKGKKFNAVCHFFGYQARGSLPSKFDCDYSYVLGHICYHILAADLNGYMATVTNLKHPVNKWRCGAAPLTAMMTVKRYSRGPGSIPIGKPAIHPASVDLKGKVYELLRQKAPSFLMDDLYRNPGPLQFDGSGADAKTYTLSVEDQDYMGRIKKLQEYLDKVRSIVKPGCSQDVLKAALSSMASVTDVLSVMTTPSFHSQPPL, encoded by the exons ATGAATTCGGATTTTGGCGTTCCCCGGGAGCTCTCTGAGCTCCAGCAGAAGAGAGCTGAGTACCATCCCGAGCTCCCTCCTTGCCTTCAG GGGACAACGGTAAGGGTGGAGTTTGGCGATTCAACTACCACTGCGGATCCATCTAGTGCGCATGTCATCAGTCGGGCCTTTCCACACACATTTGAGCAGCCGTTGGCTCATTTCTTGAGGGCAACAGCAAAGGTCCCTGATGCTCAGATAATAACAGAGCATCCACCTATGAG GGTTGGCGTGGTTTTTTGTGGGAGACAATCACCAGGGGGACATAATGTTGTCTGGGGCCTTTACAATGCTATCAAAATTCACAACCCTGACAGTGTTTTGCTTGGGTTTGTTG GTGGCACTGAAGGTTTTTTTGCCCAGAAAACTCTAGAAATCACTGATGATGTTCTTTCTACATATAAAAACCAAGGTTTACAAAACTTGGCCCCTCTCTTTTGTCTTCGTAATGTTGGTAATTCTTCTAATTTATGTAAATTTTCATGCTCTGAAGGTGGTTATGATCTGCTCGGACGAACCAAAGATCAAATAAGAACAACTGAGCAAGTTAATGCTGCAATGACTACATGCCATGCTTTGAAGTTGGATGGTCTTGTCATTATTGGAG GAGTCACATCCAACTCTGATGCTGCTCAGCTTGCAGAGACCTTTGCTGAGTCAAAATGTCCAACCAAG GTGGTTGGTGTTCCTGTTACATTAAATGGGGATCTGAAGAATCAGTTTGTTGAAACAAATGTTGGATTTGATACAGTATGCAGG GTTAATTCACAACTCATAAGCAATGTTTGCACAGATGCTCTCTCTGCAGAGAAG TATTATTATTTCATTCGCTTGATGGGTCGTAAGGCATCTCATGTGGCTTTGGAATGTGCTCTCCAGTCACATCCAAATATG GTCATCTTAGGTGAGGAGGTGGCTCTGTCAAAACTTACTATATTTGACATAACAAAGCAGATTTGTGATGCAGTCCAAGCCAGAGCAGAAAAAG CAAAATATCATGGTGTTATTCTTATTCCTGAGGGTCTTGTAGAAAGTATTCCGGAATTGTATGCACTCCTCCAG GAAATTCATAGTCTCCACAACCAAGGTGTTTCTACAGAGAATATTTCCTCACATCTTTCACCTTGGGCATCTGCCTTGTTCGAATTTTTGCCTCCTTTCATCAGGAAACAG CTGCTGCTTCTTCCAGAATCTGATGATTCTGCACAGCTGTCCCAG ATTGAAACAGAGAAACTTCTTGCCCAGTTGGTAGAAACAGAAATGAACAAGCGTACG AAAGAAGGCACATATAAAGGAAAGAAATTCAATGCTGTCTGTCACTTCTTTGGTTATCAAGCTCGGGGATCTTtaccatccaaatttgattgtgactattcatat GTTCTTGGACACATCTGCTATCATATTCTAGCAGCTGATTTGAATGGATATATGGCTACTGTAACAAACTTGAAACATCCTGTGAACAAGTGGCGATGTGGTGCTGCTCCACTGACG GCGATGATGACTGTGAAGCGGTACTCACGTGGTCCTGGatctatacctattggaaaacCTGCCATCCATCCTGCTTCAGTTGACTTGAAAGGAAAAGTATATGA GTTATTGAGACAAAAAGCACCAAGTTTTCTGATGGATGATTTGTATAGAAACCCAGGACCACTTCAATTTGATGGGTCAGGTGCTGATGCCAAGACTTACACATTATCTGTTGAAGATCAAGATTACATGGGCCGAATCAAAAAGCTCCAGGAATATCTTGATAAG GTGAGAAGCATTGTGAAGCCTGGGTGTTCACAGGATGTGCTGAAAGCTGCTCTAAGTTCCATGGCCTCTGTGACAGATGTGCTATCGGTGATGACTACTCCATCATTCCATAGCCAGCCACCTCTTTGA